In Triticum aestivum cultivar Chinese Spring chromosome 5B, IWGSC CS RefSeq v2.1, whole genome shotgun sequence, the following proteins share a genomic window:
- the LOC123116405 gene encoding uncharacterized protein encodes MVAAPAPAPAAGEATPPPEPPPSRVSVRSSSSSSRRRCALSSRFREPASPRRHAWVSLQGRLVGAEEAASADAAAPGLPSDEATAWELFSPMHRVLLVATVAAASSRSHAARRIEQLQRSIHFRDEVLQSMQQKLDDLLSEMHSLQQQYVKCDSFISTQSEKVELVSSKKLMDEEGTRCCACSQLVTAATPYKTKDFCGMDDAKSDVVDRTSVSLVDHEERRMSDLSDIWSVVSSVDNHLSGDNQLSSLAAEQELYNIQKECEEKDAIIKELTAAAHTSSTADAKRIAELQDILKRKNMVISKLKKDMSALKQMVVELTRAKRASSVNLNTACSELPVMSSNILYDMSSTSPSSSDSESPVTTRECLNVQPTDGTPGDCESTGSSRVSVRKTSLPPAKSSVRSTAPLKEKCLNPKVETSLVGRQKQLLSSNGDFKKTRRQSHQDSRNKATKRWM; translated from the exons atggtcgccgcccccgcccccgcccccgccgccggcgagGCGACCCCGCCCCCGGAGCCGCCTCCGTCCCGCGTGTCCGTtcgctcctcctcgtcgtcctcccgGCGCCGATGCGCCCTCTCGAGCCGTTTCCGTGAGCCGGCGAGCCCGCGGCGCCACGCGTGGGTCTCCCTCCAGGGCCGCCTCGTCGGCGCCGAGGAGGCGGCGTCCGCTGATGCGGCCGCGCCGGGCCTCCCGTCGGACGAGGCGACGGCGTGGGAGCTCTTCAGCCCGATGCAccgcgtcctcctcgtcgccaccgtggcggccgcctcctcccgctcccACGCGGCCCGCCGCATCGAGCAGCTCCAGCGATCGATTCATTTCAGG GATGAGGTGCTGCAAAGCATGCAGCAGAAGCTGGATGATCTGTTGTCCGAGATGCACTCCCTGCAACAGCAATATGTCAAGTGCGACAGCTTCATTTCCACCCAGAGTGAAAAGGTTGAGTTGGTAAGCAGCAAGAAGCTAATGGATGAGGAGGGAACCAGATGCTGTGCGTGCTCACAGCTGGTGACTGCTGCTACTCCTTACAAGACAAAG GATTTCTGTGGAATGGATGATGCAAAGAGCGATGTAGTTGATAGGACTAGTGTAAGTCTTGTGGATCATGAGGAGCGCCGGATGTCGGATCTCTCAGACATTTGGAGTGTCGTATCCTCTGTGGATAATCATTTAAGCGGGGACAATCAG CTAAGTTCACTGGCAGCAGAACAAGAGTTGTATAACATTCAGAAGGaatgtgaagagaaggatgcaatTATAAAGGAACTGACTGCAGCTGCACATACATCTAGCACTGCTGATGCCAAG AGAATTGCAGAGCTGCAGGATATTCTCAAAAGGAAAAACATGGTGATATCCAAACTGAAGAAAGACATGTCAGCTCTGAAGCAGATG GTTGTTGAACTAACAAGGGCTAAAAGAGCATCTTCTGTCAACTTAAATACAGCCTGCTCTGAACTCCCAGTGATGTCAAGCAATATTTTATATGATATGAGTAGCACTAGCCCATCATCATCGGATTCTGAGTCTCCTGTAACAACGAGAGAATGCCTTAATGTGCAGCCCACTGACGGCACTCCCGGAGACTGTGAATCCACAGGAAGCTCTAGAGTATCAGTGCGAAAAACATCTCTTCCTCCAGCAAAATCATCAGTGCGCTCGACTGCCCCACTCAAAGAGAAATGTTTAAATCCGAAAGTGGAAACAAGTTTGGTTGGTAGACAGAAGCAACTTTTATCCTCTAATGGAGACTTTAAAAAGACTAGAAGACAAAGTCACCAAGATTCACGGAATAAAGCTACAAAGAGATGGATGTAG
- the LOC123112402 gene encoding glucosamine 6-phosphate N-acetyltransferase 1-like has protein sequence MEQPQAAMASEAGAGVDADAYRIRPLELGDLSKGFCDLLAQLSPSAPLTEDSFRSRFAELAALGGDHLVLVAEDAGTGRIAAAGAVLVERKFIRRCGTVGHVEDVVVDAAARGRGLGERVVRRLVEHASARGCYKVILNCTPELRGFYAKCGFMEKNVQMGLYF, from the coding sequence ATGGAACAACCGCAAGCAGCCATGGCGTCGGAGGCCGGCGCCGGCGTCGACGCCGACGCGTACCGCATCCGGCCGCTCGAGCTCGGCGACCTCTCCAAGGGCTTCTGCGACCTCCTCGCGCAGCTCTCCCCCTCCGCGCCCCTCACCGAGGACTCCTTCCGCTCCCGCTTCGCCGAGCTCGCGGCCCTGGGCGGCGACCACCTCGTCCTCGTCGCCGAGGACGCCGGCACGGGCCGCATCGCCGCCGCGGGGGCGGTTCTCGTGGAGCGCAAGTTCATCCGCCGCTGCGGCACCGTGGGGCACGTGGAGGACGTGGTGGTGGACGCCGCGGCGCGCGGCCGGGGGCTCGGGGAGCGCGTCGTGCGCCGCCTCGTGGAGCACGCGAGTGCGAGGGGGTGCTACAAGGTTATACTGAACTGCACTCCGGAGCTGAGGGGGTTCTACGCCAAGTGCGGATTCATGGAGAAGAACGTCCAGATGGGGCTCTACTTCTGA